A part of Aegilops tauschii subsp. strangulata cultivar AL8/78 chromosome 2, Aet v6.0, whole genome shotgun sequence genomic DNA contains:
- the LOC109751694 gene encoding uncharacterized protein: protein MPHPPLQEFPSMARYGPATTFTRPVRKWRKEWVPIAAATATATSAAASSTGTVSLASFGFPACLKIHFSADSVFCMLVELNSCVYLLSLDTRQVSVVQGQRQESAKSDNENKANDGEPSSAETEQSNGKANIGDTLMDESQVTFFSN, encoded by the exons ATGCCACATCCTCCGTTACAAGAATTCCCTTCCATGGCCCGTTACGGCCCTGCAACGACATTCACTAGGCCCGTTAGGAAGTGGCGTAAGGAGTGGGTCCCCATCGCCGCCGCCACGGCCACGGCAACCTCCGCTGCTGCCTCCTCCACCGGGACCGTATCTTTAGCTTCTTTTGGGTTTCCTGCTTGCCTAAAGATTCATTTTTCTGCCGATTCAGTTTTCTGTATGTTGGTCGAATTGAACTCTTG TGTGTATTTACTGAGTCTGGACACACGACAGGTTTCTGTAGTCCAAGGTCAAAGACAAGAATCTGCCAAATCTGATAATGAGAACAAGGCCAATGATGGAGAACCTTCATCTGCTGAAACCGAGCAATCTAATGGAAAGGCCAATATTGGTGATACACTTATGGATGAATCTCAGGTAACATTTTTCAGTAATTAG